The genomic stretch TCAGGTTTTTGTTACCGACCAAGTAGAAGGAATAGTCCCCGATTACCTCATGCTCCTACACGGAGTAATAGACTCACCCGATATTCCACTAAATGTTTCACGTAGCTATTTGCAAAGCGATAGCAACGTAAAAAAAATATCTGCTCATATTACTAAAAAAGTTGCCGATAAACTTTTCGACTTGTTTAAAAACGACCGAAGCGATTTCGAAAAAAAATGGGACGACCTAAAACTTTTTATTGAATACGGCATGATAAGCGATGAAAAATTTTACGAACGAGCCGAAAAATTTGCACTATTTAAAAATATCGATGGTAAATACTTTACATTCGAAGAATACGAAAAATTAGTAAAAGAAAATCAGACCGAAAAATATGGAAGTACCATATACCTTTATGCTACCGATAAAGAAGAACAATACGCATACATAGAGCAAGCTAAAAATAAAGGATACGATGTGCTTTTATTCGATGGGCAGCTCGATTTACATTTTATCAACCATCTTGAACAAAAACTGCAAAAAACTTCATTTAAACGTGTAGATGCCGAAACCATCGACAAATTAATTGAAAAAGAAGAGCAACGTAAAGTAGAATTAAGCGAAGCCGACCAAAACGATTTAAGACATGTTTTATTTGGTGCAATACCAAATAAAGAGGAATTCTTAATTGCTTACGAAGCACTATCAGAAAACGAATTGCCACTTATCATTACACGTAGCGAATATATGCGACGCATGAAAGATATGGCTCAATTTGCCCCTAAAAGCATGTATGGCAGCATGCCCGATATGTACTCTATGGTAGTCAATGCATCGCATCCTATCATAAATAAAATTGTAAACGATAAAAACAAACAATTAGCCAACGAATTACAAGAAATTGACCGTAAAATTGAGCCACTTAATAAAGAAATCGAAAAAATTAAAGAAGAACAAAAAAAGAAAAAAGAAGAAGAAATTTCGACAGCCGAAAAAGACAAACTCAACGAATTAGAAAAACAACTCGAAACATTACGTAACGAGAGAAAACAAAAACTTGAGTCTTTTGGAGCTAATAATACAACTGTAAAACAACTTATCGACATAGCACTTTTATCGCACAATCTATTAAAAGGAGAAGCTTTTAGTCGATTTATAAAACGAAGCGTTGAAGTATTACCCAAAGAATAATGGATATTCTTACCTTATATCATC from Bacteroidales bacterium encodes the following:
- the htpG gene encoding molecular chaperone HtpG; translated protein: MQKGNIGVTTENIFPIIKKFLYSEHEIFLRELVSNAVDATTKLKALANSGEYKGDVNHKRIYIKLDKDKKTLTISDYGIGMTAEEVDKYINQIAFSSAEEFLEKYKDKANLIGHFGLGFYSAFMVANKVELITKSYKEDSKAVKWICDGSPEYTMEETDRSEHGTDVILHIEDKDQEEFLDENRIQQLLNKYCKFLPVEIAFGKKKEWKKDKFVETNEDNIINNPTPLWTKKPTEIKDEDYKAFYRELYPDNFEEPLFNIHLNVDYPFHLTGILYFPRIKNSFDIQKNKIQLYCNQVFVTDQVEGIVPDYLMLLHGVIDSPDIPLNVSRSYLQSDSNVKKISAHITKKVADKLFDLFKNDRSDFEKKWDDLKLFIEYGMISDEKFYERAEKFALFKNIDGKYFTFEEYEKLVKENQTEKYGSTIYLYATDKEEQYAYIEQAKNKGYDVLLFDGQLDLHFINHLEQKLQKTSFKRVDAETIDKLIEKEEQRKVELSEADQNDLRHVLFGAIPNKEEFLIAYEALSENELPLIITRSEYMRRMKDMAQFAPKSMYGSMPDMYSMVVNASHPIINKIVNDKNKQLANELQEIDRKIEPLNKEIEKIKEEQKKKKEEEISTAEKDKLNELEKQLETLRNERKQKLESFGANNTTVKQLIDIALLSHNLLKGEAFSRFIKRSVEVLPKE